Proteins found in one Hevea brasiliensis isolate MT/VB/25A 57/8 chromosome 18, ASM3005281v1, whole genome shotgun sequence genomic segment:
- the LOC131175898 gene encoding probable leucine-rich repeat receptor-like protein kinase At1g35710 gives MVLSCSDFSDQHLRGGIPPETANLQYLTKLYINDNKLEGPIPTFLGEMKSLNELDLGGNWFTGSIPPALGSLPSLQLLFLHNNLLSGGIPPQLGNLTSLVQLDLSDNQLSGVLPQELGHLKNLKYLWLINNNFIGELPQSLAALRKMVNLFIFGNSFSGRIPDYIAKWENLKYLGLIGNSFEGPFPDALSSLNLSELHVSDLTGSSEGGGFLFPDISGMTSLEWMDLSFNNLSGEIPAFMDSRNLQYL, from the exons ATGGTTTTGAGCTGCAGTGATTTTTCTGATCAGCATTTGAGGGGCGGAATCCCACCTGAAACAGCCAATCTTCAGTACTTAACAAAACT TTACATCAACGACAACAAACTGGAAGGACCAATACCAACTTTTCTTGGTGAAATGAAGTCTTTAAACGAACT AGATCTTGGAGGTAACTGGTTCACTGGCTCAATTCCGCCAGCATTGGGTTCCCTTCCATCTCTCCAACTTCT GTTCCTGCACAACAACTTATTATCAGGAGGAATTCCACCACAACTTGGGAACCTTACAAGCCTTGTCCAact GGATTTGTCTGACAATCAGCTCTCAGGTGTTCTCCCCCAAGAGCTAGGACACCTTAAAAACCTTAAATACTT GTGGTTGATTAACAATAATTTCATTGGTGAATTGCCACAAAGCTTAGCAGCTTTAAGGAAGATGGTCAACCT ATTCATTTTCGGAAACAGCTTCTCTGGCAGGATACCTGATTACATTGCTAAGTGGGAGAATCTCAAGTATCT GGGACTGATAGGAAACAGTTTTGAAGGGCCTTTCCCTGATGCACTCTCATCTTTAAACCTTTCTGAGCT GCATGTTTCTGACTTAACAGGAAGCAGTGAAGGAGGAGGTTTCCTATTCCCAGATATATCAGGAATGACATCTTTGGAATGGAT GGACTTGAGTTTCAACAATTTGAGTGGTGAAATTCCAGCCTTCATGGACTCTCGAAACCTACAATACTTGTAA
- the LOC110661135 gene encoding probable LRR receptor-like serine/threonine-protein kinase At1g53430, which yields MEWIMYIRGDVTVSVILEAVAQAKFQWLPVADDDGIFQFRYLKANKLNGSVPGWLAGSKTSYADISENNFTTVPVQLGGKALNVNSFACCAETANLSMAWQRSDYYCPTDKSLNDQLYINCGGERVLINGVQYQADTQPDGGSTFFLSDDKSWGYSSQGIFIDANHDQYTVEKSCGIPSDDAPLYKTARVSPISLKYYGFCMKNDKYIVKLHFAEIMYSENKDPSSKGKRLFDVAIQGKKVLENFNIREAAMGVNKSVSLDFIATVRNHQLEIHFYWTGKGSIRNPMEYYGPLISAISVFPVPRKPSTKLSPMSIAALVGSAFLLPLLLLVFICKLGILGGKELHNKELKGLELQPGGSFNFRQIKAATRNFNPVNKIGEGGFGSVYKGVLPNGTAIAVKQLSSKSKQGTREFVNEVGTIFALQHPNLVKLLGCCTEDNQLLLVYEYMENNSLAHALFGSEKIRLKLNWPIRFKICLGIAKGLAFLHEESKLKVVHRDIKPTNVLLDKDLNAKISDFGLAKLYEAEKTHVITRIAGTTGYMAPEYAMRGYLTNKADVYSFGVVALEIVSGKNGTSYRPNDESVYLLDLAYVLQEKGELLSLVDPMLGYDYSVKQALMILDLAMVCTNPSPTLRPTMSEVVKVLEGKSKIKAPSFHVPYSTDDFAMAKAVASLIPRIRSGSNSTGKTSNAVTYDVVSRDEDEYGIYEDCSSEMLEKTDSLVKLSS from the exons ATGGAATGGATAATGTATATAAGAGGTGATGTGACTGTGAGCGTGATATTGGAAGCGGTGGCGCAGGCGAAGTTCCAGTGGCTTCCAGTGGCTGATGATGATGGAATTTTTCAGTTTAG GTACCTTAAAGCAAATAAGCTTAATGGATCAGTCCCCGGATGGCTTGCTGGTTCAAAAACCTCATATGC GGATATTTCAGAAAATAATTTTACAACTGTACCTGTACAACTGGGAGGCAAAGCCCTAAATGT GAACTCTTTTGCATGCTGTGCTGAAACAGCAAATCT GAGCATGGCATGGCAGAGAAGTGACTACTATTGCCCCACTGATAAATCATTGA ATGATCAATTGTATATTAACTGTGGCGGTGAGAGGGTGCTAATTAATGGAGTTCAGTATCAAGCTGATACACAACCTGATGGAGGATCAACCTTCTTTTTAAGTGATGATAAAAGTTGGGGTTACAGTAGTCAGGGGATTTTTATTGATGCAAACCATGACCAGTACACTGTGGAAAAATCATGTGGAATTCCCAGTGATGATGCACCGTTATATAAGACAGCTCGTGTTTCACCTATCTCCCTGAAGTATTATGGTTTTTGTATGAAAAATGACAAATACATAGTGAAACTTCACTTTGCAGAGATTAtgtattcagaaaataaagatcCCAGCAGCAAGGGGAAGCGTTTGTTTGATGTGGCAATTCAG GGCAAGAAGGTACTTGAAAATTTCAATATTAGAGAAGCTGCTATGGGTGTGAATAAAAGTGTATCTTTGGACTTCATTGCTACTGTGAGGAACCATCAACTGGAGATCCACTTTTATTGGACTGGCAAGGGCTCAATTCGTAACCCAATGGAATATTATGGTCCTCTTATATCTGCTATTTCAGTTTTTCCTG TTCCTAGGAAACCCAGCACAAAATTATCACCAATGAGTATTGCTGCGCTCGTAGGATCTGCATTCCTTCTCCCACTATTGCTTTTAGTTTTCATATGTAAACTAGGCATTCTTGGCGGAAAAGAATTGCATAACAAAG AACTAAAAGGTCTTGAACTACAGCCAGGAGGTTCTTTCAACTTCCGGCAAATAAAAGCTGCCACCCGGAACTTCAATCCTGTGAACAAGATTGGTGAAGGAGGTTTTGGATCTGTATATAAG GGTGTGCTTCCAAATGGGACAGCAATAGCAGTGAAACAACTGTCATCAAAATCAAAGCAAGGCACTCGTGAGTTTGTAAATGAAGTGGGAACTATTTTTGCATTGCAACATCCAAATCTTGTAAAGCTATTGGGATGTTGCACAGAAGATAACCAACTCTTGCTGGTCTATGAGTACATGGAAAATAATTCCCTTGCACATGCGTTATTTG GTTCAGAGAAGATAAGGTTGAAACTCAACTGGCCAATTAGGTTCAAAATCTGCCTTGGTATAGCCAAGGGTCTggcttttcttcatgaagaatctAAGCTGAAGGTTGTCCATAGAGATATCAAGCCCACAAATGTGCTGCTTGACAAAGATCTTAACGCAAAAATATCGGACTTCGGACTTGCTAAACTCTACGAAGCAGAGAAGACACATGTTATCACTAGAATTGCTGGAACAAC AGGATACATGGCTCCAGAGTATGCCATGCGGGGCTATTTAACAAATAAAGCAGATGTTTATAGTTTTGGGGTGGTTGCACTAGAGATTGTGAGTGGGAAAAATGGCACCAGTTACAGGCCAAACGATGAGAGTGTCTATCTACTTGATTTG GCTTATGTTTTGCAAGAAAAGGGTGAACTATTATCACTAGTTGATCCAATGTTGGGCTATGACTACTCAGTGAAACAAGCGTTGATGATCTTAGACCTAGCAATGGTATGCACTAATCCATCCCCTACACTGAGGCCGACCATGTCTGAAGTGGTAAAGGTTCTCGAAGGCAAGAGCAAGATAAAGGCTCCCTCATTCCATGTTCCATACTCGACTGATGATTTTGCAATGGCTAAGGCTGTGGCTAGCCTCATTCCCCGCATTCGATCAGGCAGCAATTCTACAGGGAAGACATCAAATGCTGTCACTTATGATGTTGTGAGCAGAGATGAAGATGAGTACGGAATTTATGAAGATTGTTCTTCAGAGATGTTAGAGAAGACAGATAGCCTGGTTAAGTTATCATCTTAG
- the LOC131168995 gene encoding LRR receptor-like serine/threonine-protein kinase ER2, whose amino-acid sequence MALSCSDFSGQRLRGGIPPETANLQYLTTLYINDNKLEGPIPTFLGEMKSLSELDLSGNWFNGSIPTALDSLPSLQLLFLNNNLLSGGIPPQLGNLTSLVQLDLSDNQLSGVLPYELGHLINLEYLWLINNNFIGELPQSLAALRKMVNL is encoded by the exons ATGGCTTTGAGCTGCAGTGATTTTTCTGGTCAGCGTTTGAGGGGCGGAATCCCACCTGAAACAGCCAATCTTCAGTACTTAACAACACT TTACATCAACGACAACAAACTGGAAGGACCAATACCAACTTTTCTTGGTGAAATGAAGTCTTTAAGCGAATT AGATCTTTCAGGCAACTGGTTCAATGGCTCAATTCCAACAGCATTGGATTCCCTTCCATCTCTCCAACTTCT GTTCCTGAACAACAACTTGCTATCAGGAGGAATTCCACCACAACTTGGGAACCTTACAAGCCTGGTCCAact GGATTTGTCTGACAATCAGCTCTCAGGTGTTCTCCCCTACGAGCTAGGACACCTTATAAACCTTGAATACTT GTGGTTGATTAACAACAATTTCATTGGTGAATTGCCTCAAAGCTTAGCAGCTTTAAGGAAGATGGTCAACCTGTAA
- the LOC110661134 gene encoding LOW QUALITY PROTEIN: probable LRR receptor-like serine/threonine-protein kinase At1g53430 (The sequence of the model RefSeq protein was modified relative to this genomic sequence to represent the inferred CDS: substituted 3 bases at 3 genomic stop codons), producing the protein MDTGHEQYILKKSCGIPSDYAPLYKTARVSPISLKYYGFCMKNDKYIVKLHFAEIMYGENKDPSSKGKRLFDVAIQGKKVFESFNIRESAMGVNKNVTLDFIATVRNHRLEIHLYWTGKGSIRTPTEYCGPLISAISVFPVPRKPRTKLSPMIIAALIGSALLLPLLILVFMRKQGFLGGKDLHSKELKGLELQPGVSLNFRQIKAATQNFNPVNKIGEGGFGSVYKGVLPNGTAIAVKQLSSKSKQGTREFVNEVGTIFALQHPNLVKLLGCCAEDNQLLLVYEYMENNSLARVIWXVXXGSEELRLKLNWPIRFKICLGIAKGLAFLHEESKLKVVHRDIKPTNVLLDKDLNAKISDFGLAKLYEAEKTHVITRIAGTTGYMAPEYAMWGYLTNKTDVYSFGVVALEVMSGRNSTSYRPNDESVYLLDLAYVLQEKGELLSLVDPVLGYDYSVKQAMIILDLAMLCTNPSPTLRPTMSEVVKVLEGQSKIINAPSFRVRCFD; encoded by the exons ATGGACACAGGCCATGAACAGTACATTCTGAAAAAATCATGTGGAATTCCCAGTGATTATGCACCTCTATATAAGACAGCTCGTGTTTCACCTATCTCCCTGAAGTATTATGGTTTTTGTATGAAAAATGACAAATACATAGTGAAACTTCACTTTGCAGAGATTATGTATGGAGAAAATAAAGATCCTAGTAGCAAGGGGAAGCGTTTGTTTGATGTGGCAATTCAG GGCAAGAAGgtatttgaaagtttcaatattaGAGAATCTGCTATGGGTGTGAataaaaatgtaactttggaCTTCATTGCTACTGTGAGGAACCATCGACTGGAGATCCACTTGTATTGGACTGGCAAGGGCTCAATTCGTACTCCAACGGAATATTGTGGTCCTCTTATATCTGCTATTTCTGTTTTTCCTG TTCCTAGAAAACCCAGGACAAAATTATCCCCAATGATTATTGCTGCTCTCATAGGATCTGCATTGCTTCTCCCactattaattttagttttcATGCGTAAACAAGGCTTTCTTGGTGGAAAAGATTTGCATAGCAAAG AACTAAAAGGTCTTGAACTACAACCAGGAGTTTCTTTGAACTTCCGGCAAATAAAAGCTGCCACCCAGAACTTCAATCCTGTGAACAAGATTGGTGAAGGAGGTTTTGGATCTGTATATAAG GGTGTACTTCCAAATGGGACGGCAATAGCAGTCAAACAACTGTCATCAAAATCAAAGCAAGGCACTCGTGAGTTTGTAAATGAAGTGGGAACTATTTTTGCATTGCAACATCCAAATCTTGTTAAGCTATTGGGTTGTTGCGCAGAAGATAACCAACTCTTGCTCGTCTATGAGTACATGGAAAATAATTCCCTTGCACGTGTTATTTGGTAAGTATAATAAG GTTCAGAGGAGCTAAGGTTGAAACTCAACTGGCCAATTAGGTTCAAAATCTGCCTTGGTATAGCTAAGGGACTGGCTTTTCTCCATGAAGAATCTAAGCTGAAGGTTGTCCATAGAGATATCAAACCCACAAATGTGCTGCTTGACAAGGATCTCAATGCAAAAATATCAGACTTTGGACTTGCTAAACTCTATGAAGCAGAGAAGACACATGTTATCACTAGAATTGCTGGAACGAC AGGATACATGGCTCCAGAGTATGCCATGTGGGGCTATTTAACAAATAAAACAGATGTTTACAGCTTCGGAGTGGTTGCACTTGAGGTTATGAGTGGGAGGAATAGCACCAGTTACAGGCCAAACGATGAGAGTGTCTATCTACTTGATTTG gCTTATGTTTTGCAAGAAAAGGGTGAACTATTGTCGCTAGTTGATCCAGTCTTGGGGTATGATTACTCAGTGAAACAAGCAATGATCATCTTAGACCTGGCAATGCTGTGCACTAATCCATCCCCTACACTGAGGCCAACCATGTCTGAAGTGGTAAAAGTTCTTGAAGGCCAAAGCAAGATAATTAACGCTCCTTCATTCCGAGTTCGATGCTTCGACTGA